From Bifidobacterium sp. ESL0790, one genomic window encodes:
- a CDS encoding DUF2207 domain-containing protein: protein MSGKTLHLKPIAKAVLGALVLTGLLGVGVAACGSDQGTYPVKDNNEKAMDADMVYRSLDDDVKVLPNGDMRVVEHIDVQLRERKGADGKPEPWHGLFQRYGISRDDGENMLTDITDVSVKNVTPGKAHAQAEDGSGDPNDVQWYAQDRGKDNCQDVCAPYLPATLNETEYEQAVVSANEAGDEAANNSANESPSDAFNDYQQSMDNDHADRRDDTYGQPADTSPTMGDSGDTIEIGWGIPITTSAKSLKFDVAMTFKDVVTRYNDVAYFKWEPIKDDNTVPVRKFTASIKLPNGANTGNNDTQEWMHFAGNGLIRPRGKHALYAQAMTVGAGNHVDVVSMFKASAMGGVKNQEKEDGEALIIQKERGEEEKAKDDATGVVVGRWGLVLLFMIPEIIVVIYGAVMVLKSNWRASYHGPVDYCRDVPDISPTAAGELLQQLESPKGDSKLESRQLAATMLSLVQKKAIGIYPGKSEWYVGVDWAHATNEQISDRLRLGAAGKLDDSGVVIDKANADLPFIFRIHDEKGGLVDTVKKTTGLGKSRKTNTIVLLVKVPDEDEDEKSKKPVKPVVSAKPVTSATPVVPIKSVALAKPTLSATPASSANSVGSAKPVALANSAAPVRPATSTISAASAKPVVSATSVAPVKPADLSATATADAAILKSLTPPEMAMLKLLQAIGEKFDSNVFDFEDIHDGLSSWEDGASKKSHFDHAVKKEYDDMALAEEPRTFKYTKVPLFLAGVLGYWYLYKLFIGDPYKLAEVFDSQVFYFHGHIGVMLLMAMPITFLLILEMMLMETTVLTDAGAAMSGKVLGLRKFLRDFGDFKESDSRDLTLWNEYLIYATIFGISDKLIQSMIAACPELKDGDWLDSQGSASLMYWSFYPSSHGIQGYSATDFDSFGDLGGIGDIGSQLSGSFGSTGGFGGGGFGGGGGFGGGGSFGGSGGGFGGGSFGGW from the coding sequence ATGAGTGGGAAGACCCTGCATCTGAAACCGATTGCCAAGGCGGTGCTCGGTGCACTCGTGCTTACCGGGCTGCTTGGCGTAGGTGTGGCTGCATGTGGTTCGGACCAAGGCACTTACCCGGTCAAAGACAACAATGAGAAGGCCATGGACGCCGACATGGTCTATCGATCGCTTGACGACGATGTGAAGGTGCTGCCCAACGGCGATATGCGGGTGGTCGAGCATATCGATGTGCAGCTTCGAGAGCGCAAGGGAGCGGACGGCAAACCTGAGCCGTGGCATGGGCTTTTCCAGCGGTATGGGATCAGTCGTGACGATGGGGAGAACATGCTCACCGACATCACCGACGTCTCCGTCAAGAACGTGACCCCCGGGAAGGCGCATGCGCAGGCCGAGGACGGGTCCGGAGACCCTAATGACGTGCAGTGGTACGCCCAGGACCGGGGCAAGGATAACTGCCAGGATGTGTGCGCCCCCTACCTCCCGGCGACGTTGAACGAAACCGAGTATGAACAGGCCGTGGTGTCGGCCAATGAGGCTGGCGATGAGGCTGCGAATAATTCGGCCAATGAGTCGCCCAGTGACGCGTTCAACGATTACCAGCAGTCGATGGACAACGACCACGCCGATCGTCGCGATGACACCTATGGCCAACCCGCCGATACCTCCCCGACCATGGGTGATTCCGGAGACACGATAGAGATAGGCTGGGGCATCCCCATCACGACGAGCGCGAAATCCCTTAAGTTCGACGTCGCGATGACCTTCAAGGACGTGGTCACGCGCTACAACGACGTGGCCTATTTCAAATGGGAGCCGATAAAGGACGACAACACCGTGCCCGTTCGTAAATTCACGGCCTCCATCAAATTGCCCAACGGCGCGAACACCGGCAACAACGATACCCAGGAATGGATGCATTTCGCAGGCAACGGTCTGATCAGGCCTCGTGGCAAACACGCTCTCTATGCCCAGGCGATGACCGTCGGGGCCGGGAACCACGTCGATGTGGTGTCGATGTTCAAGGCCTCGGCCATGGGCGGGGTGAAGAACCAGGAAAAAGAGGACGGGGAAGCGCTCATCATCCAGAAGGAGCGTGGGGAAGAGGAGAAGGCCAAGGACGACGCGACAGGGGTGGTCGTGGGCCGTTGGGGCCTTGTTCTGCTGTTCATGATCCCTGAGATCATCGTCGTCATCTATGGTGCGGTGATGGTGCTCAAGAGCAATTGGCGGGCGAGCTACCATGGCCCGGTGGACTACTGCCGCGATGTTCCCGACATCAGCCCCACGGCGGCGGGCGAGCTCCTGCAGCAGCTTGAGAGCCCCAAGGGCGATTCGAAGCTCGAATCGAGGCAGCTGGCGGCCACCATGCTTTCCCTGGTGCAAAAGAAGGCCATCGGCATTTACCCCGGCAAATCAGAATGGTACGTGGGCGTTGATTGGGCCCACGCCACCAACGAGCAGATCAGCGATCGCCTGAGGCTTGGAGCGGCCGGCAAGTTGGACGACTCGGGTGTGGTGATCGACAAGGCCAATGCCGACTTGCCTTTCATCTTCAGGATCCATGACGAGAAAGGCGGGCTGGTAGACACCGTCAAGAAGACGACCGGTCTCGGTAAGAGCAGAAAGACGAACACCATCGTGCTTCTGGTGAAGGTGCCGGATGAAGACGAAGACGAGAAGTCCAAGAAACCCGTGAAGCCGGTTGTGTCGGCAAAACCGGTTACATCGGCAACTCCAGTCGTGCCCATAAAGTCGGTCGCGCTTGCCAAGCCAACTTTATCGGCAACGCCTGCTTCGTCTGCAAATTCTGTTGGGTCGGCAAAGCCGGTTGCGCTCGCAAATTCGGCTGCACCCGTAAGGCCGGCTACGTCCACAATATCGGCTGCATCTGCGAAGCCGGTTGTGTCTGCAACATCCGTTGCGCCAGTGAAACCCGCGGATCTCAGCGCGACCGCCACTGCTGACGCCGCGATATTGAAGTCGCTCACCCCTCCCGAGATGGCCATGTTGAAGCTGCTGCAGGCCATAGGCGAGAAGTTTGATTCGAATGTCTTCGATTTCGAGGACATCCACGACGGGCTCTCGTCTTGGGAGGACGGCGCCAGCAAGAAGTCCCATTTCGATCATGCCGTGAAGAAGGAATACGACGACATGGCGCTCGCCGAGGAGCCGAGGACGTTCAAATACACGAAGGTCCCGCTGTTTTTGGCCGGCGTGCTCGGATATTGGTATCTCTATAAGCTGTTCATCGGCGATCCCTATAAGCTGGCGGAGGTTTTTGACAGCCAGGTGTTCTACTTCCACGGCCACATCGGGGTGATGCTTCTGATGGCGATGCCGATCACGTTCCTGTTGATTCTCGAGATGATGCTTATGGAGACCACCGTGTTGACCGATGCCGGCGCCGCGATGTCCGGCAAGGTGCTCGGCCTGCGCAAGTTCCTCCGGGACTTCGGCGATTTCAAAGAGAGCGATTCGCGGGACTTGACGCTGTGGAACGAGTACCTCATCTACGCCACCATCTTCGGCATCAGCGACAAGCTCATACAAAGCATGATCGCGGCCTGCCCCGAGCTGAAGGACGGCGATTGGCTTGATTCCCAAGGCTCCGCCAGCTTGATGTATTGGTCGTTCTACCCGTCCAGCCATGGCATTCAAGGCTATTCGGCCACGGACTTCGACAGCTTCGGCGATCTTGGCGGCATCGGTGACATCGGCAGCCAGCTCAGTGGCAGTTTCGGCAGCACGGGCGGCTTCGGTGGAGGCGGCTTTGGCGGTGGCGGCGGTTTCGGTGGCGGAGGCAGCTTCGGCGGTTCCGGCGGTGGTTTCGGTGGCGGCAGCTTCGGCGGTTGGTAA
- a CDS encoding DUF2207 domain-containing protein — protein sequence MGKVFNLKRLGKAALAALGVVAIVVFFFGVGELELGGFDRAPMTYHSLDYDAEVTPNGDLRLTEHIDAKLGKRDGKAPWRQLYQRYTLNDAPGKATDDVADDENTLGAITDVSVKNVTTGQTFRHGDPDSPNHLSGEHWDKSYAGTWYARDLGRDADDNEDKTGMEYEPAGMTSDEYDAQKRDDAAAQKQAQGQTQSKQSQQSGKRNHSKTRYSSDDWTPDTMPKPMGKARDVIEIGWNIPATTSAKSMKFDVTMTLKDVVKVYDDVAYLKWEPAGDNNGVLIERFHAKLTLPKGTKAGTTSQWMHYAGKGAVHQAGPRGIEMDAERVSANSHIDLVSMFGNQGMGQVRYRIHKAAKGDVAEGEEFEQQQAAQGQAATSLVLIGYVAIPVLIALGLGIAAVVASNRQTWISGDVDYVRDIPKITPGAAASFMDELTNNDGRDVGGVVGFIDDVEETLSGNTVESREMAATLLELASKKRIAIYPGEAGWYQDLDLSAPLREVNRQASVCLDEAIRQGGKADTVTIAVLPKESRAGGKVGELANSEKSLLAMLMDIALKLKTLTFDLREVSDRLGDWRAGAKKQERFYTSVDIEYDNGNYYTRLWYSYAVAVVLVLVGVFEALAVSGLAFSRIGFESGVYGLACAQLHGQWAVSLILGVVVIFGLAFVFKLLEFYGLTPMGKKVGTQLLGLRRYMQDFSDFSERDVADLALWDQYLVYATAFGMSAQVTKRMAQMFPSLTDAEWMNSNGVDSVLYWSYYPSVNGLGDGAGTGAGARQAFGGFGDFGSQLASGLNTIQSTFSAAAPSDSGGGGSSFSGSGGGSGGGSFGGR from the coding sequence ATGGGCAAGGTCTTCAATCTCAAGAGGCTCGGCAAAGCGGCCCTTGCCGCCTTGGGAGTGGTGGCCATCGTGGTCTTCTTCTTTGGCGTCGGTGAATTGGAGCTGGGCGGTTTCGACAGGGCCCCGATGACCTACCATTCGCTTGACTACGACGCCGAAGTGACGCCGAATGGCGACCTGCGCCTCACCGAGCACATCGACGCCAAGCTCGGCAAACGCGACGGCAAGGCGCCGTGGCGTCAGCTCTATCAGCGCTATACACTCAATGACGCTCCGGGCAAAGCCACCGACGACGTTGCGGACGACGAGAACACGTTGGGTGCCATCACCGACGTCTCGGTGAAGAACGTGACCACGGGCCAGACCTTCCGCCACGGCGACCCAGACTCGCCCAACCATCTGAGCGGCGAGCACTGGGACAAGTCGTATGCCGGCACCTGGTACGCGCGTGATCTGGGGCGTGACGCCGACGACAATGAGGATAAGACCGGTATGGAATATGAGCCCGCCGGCATGACCTCGGATGAATATGACGCTCAGAAGCGGGACGATGCCGCCGCGCAAAAGCAGGCGCAAGGGCAAACACAAAGCAAACAAAGCCAGCAAAGCGGCAAGCGGAACCATTCCAAGACCCGCTATTCTTCGGACGACTGGACGCCCGACACCATGCCGAAGCCCATGGGCAAGGCCCGCGACGTCATCGAGATCGGCTGGAATATTCCGGCCACCACCTCGGCCAAAAGCATGAAATTCGACGTGACGATGACCCTCAAGGATGTGGTCAAGGTCTACGACGACGTGGCCTACCTGAAGTGGGAGCCGGCCGGCGACAACAACGGCGTCCTCATCGAGCGCTTCCACGCCAAGCTCACCCTGCCCAAGGGCACGAAAGCGGGCACGACGAGCCAATGGATGCATTACGCGGGCAAGGGTGCCGTACACCAGGCGGGGCCGCGCGGCATCGAGATGGACGCCGAGCGCGTATCCGCCAACAGTCATATCGACCTGGTCTCGATGTTCGGCAACCAGGGCATGGGGCAGGTGCGCTATCGCATCCACAAGGCCGCGAAGGGCGATGTGGCCGAGGGGGAGGAATTCGAGCAACAGCAGGCCGCGCAGGGCCAAGCCGCCACAAGTCTCGTACTGATTGGCTACGTCGCGATTCCTGTGCTCATCGCCCTAGGGCTGGGCATAGCGGCGGTCGTCGCGAGCAACAGGCAGACCTGGATTTCCGGCGATGTGGACTATGTGCGCGACATCCCCAAGATCACACCGGGCGCGGCCGCCTCCTTCATGGATGAGCTCACGAACAACGACGGCAGGGACGTCGGCGGCGTCGTGGGCTTCATCGACGACGTCGAGGAGACCCTGAGCGGCAACACCGTGGAATCGCGCGAGATGGCCGCCACGCTGCTCGAGCTGGCGAGCAAGAAACGCATCGCGATATACCCGGGCGAGGCTGGCTGGTATCAGGACCTCGACCTTTCCGCGCCTTTGCGCGAGGTCAACAGGCAGGCCAGCGTGTGCCTCGACGAGGCGATCAGGCAGGGCGGCAAAGCCGACACCGTCACCATAGCGGTGCTGCCCAAGGAATCGCGTGCCGGCGGCAAGGTGGGGGAGCTGGCGAATTCCGAGAAGAGCCTGCTCGCCATGCTCATGGACATAGCCCTCAAGCTCAAAACGCTCACCTTCGATCTGCGTGAGGTCAGCGACAGACTTGGCGATTGGCGGGCCGGGGCCAAAAAGCAGGAGAGGTTCTACACCAGCGTCGACATCGAATACGACAACGGAAACTACTACACGCGCCTCTGGTACTCGTATGCCGTGGCCGTGGTGCTGGTGCTCGTCGGGGTCTTCGAGGCGCTGGCCGTCAGCGGGCTCGCCTTCAGCCGCATCGGCTTCGAAAGCGGCGTCTACGGGCTTGCCTGCGCCCAGCTGCACGGGCAGTGGGCCGTCTCGCTCATCCTGGGCGTGGTGGTGATATTCGGCCTCGCCTTCGTCTTCAAACTGCTGGAATTCTATGGCCTGACGCCGATGGGCAAGAAGGTCGGCACGCAACTGCTCGGCCTGCGCAGGTATATGCAGGACTTCAGCGATTTCTCGGAGCGTGACGTGGCGGATTTGGCGTTGTGGGACCAGTACTTGGTCTATGCCACGGCCTTCGGCATGAGCGCGCAGGTCACCAAGCGCATGGCGCAGATGTTCCCGAGCCTCACCGATGCGGAGTGGATGAACAGCAACGGCGTCGATTCGGTGCTGTATTGGTCGTATTATCCGTCGGTCAATGGGTTGGGCGACGGCGCTGGAACCGGCGCTGGCGCGCGTCAGGCGTTCGGCGGCTTCGGCGATTTCGGCTCGCAGCTCGCCTCCGGTCTCAACACCATCCAGTCCACGTTCTCCGCCGCGGCCCCCAGCGATTCGGGCGGTGGCGGTAGCAGCTTCAGCGGCTCCGGCGGTGGTTCGGGCGGCGGCAGTTTCGGCGGCCGCTAG
- a CDS encoding LemA family protein — protein MGAVAIVMLVVLAIIVIVVVWAIMAYNRLVTLRNRVENGYSQIDVQLKRRTDLVPNLVECVKGYASHESQVFQNVTVARAEAMKAANSNAATPADRAQAESNLTNALMALQATAEAYPDLKANQNFLQLQDQLSDLEQKIAYARQFYNDVVQKLNTSIQTFPSNLIASMFHFAPGQYFQVAESDKQLPQVKF, from the coding sequence ATGGGTGCAGTAGCCATCGTAATGCTTGTGGTGCTTGCGATTATCGTCATCGTGGTCGTGTGGGCGATCATGGCCTATAACCGTCTGGTCACGTTGCGCAACCGCGTGGAGAACGGCTATTCTCAGATTGACGTGCAGCTCAAGCGGCGTACCGATCTGGTGCCGAATCTGGTGGAGTGTGTCAAAGGTTATGCGTCCCACGAATCCCAGGTCTTCCAGAACGTCACCGTGGCTCGCGCCGAGGCGATGAAGGCCGCCAACAGCAACGCCGCCACCCCCGCCGACCGCGCCCAGGCCGAGTCCAACCTCACCAACGCGCTCATGGCGCTGCAGGCCACGGCCGAGGCCTACCCCGACCTCAAGGCCAACCAGAACTTCCTGCAGCTGCAGGACCAGCTCTCCGACCTCGAGCAGAAGATCGCCTACGCCCGCCAGTTCTACAACGATGTGGTGCAGAAGCTCAACACGAGCATCCAGACTTTCCCCTCCAACCTCATCGCCAGCATGTTCCACTTCGCGCCCGGCCAGTATTTCCAGGTCGCCGAGAGCGACAAGCAGCTGCCACAGGTCAAGTTCTGA
- a CDS encoding exo-alpha-(1->6)-L-arabinopyranosidase, translating to MTNQNSPATSAKDLSVEEQAALTSGTNPWSIGSVEAKGLPNYTITDGPHGLRKAQNLEGMDVEKAVPATCFPPAAGMSSSWNPDLVRETGEAMGEECVQEQVAVILGPGINIKRNPLGGRCFEFWSEDPYLAGHEACGEVEGIQSKGVGTSLKHFAANNQETDRMRVSANMSQRTLREIYLPGFEHIVKTAQPWTIMCSYNKINDVYSSQNKWLLTDVLRDEWGFKGIVMSDWGAVHDRVAALNAGLNLEMPPTNTDDKIVHAVRDGEIKPEQLEKMAQGMIDLVDKTRPAMEKGAAGYRYDVDAHDDVARRAAREAMVLLKNDDGLLPVRPGTKLAVIGEFARTPRYQGAGSSLINPNKLTSFLDALEDRGVKADFAPGFTLEDDAQDPALTSEAVAAAKGADTVLLFLGLPASYESEGFDRTSLSIPAKQIELLKAVAAANKNVAVILSNGSSVSMPWAGSAKSILEAWLLGQAGGAATADIVFGDANPSGKLAQTLINDLDDDPTMMNWPGEEGHVDYGEGVFVGYRYYDTFHKPVVYPFGYGLSYTTFEVSGAKVSKTGPQSARVTATVKNTGSVAGAEVVQIYVAPPKEAVARPVHELKGFKKVYLEPGESTEVSFDLDSRAFAYWSERFEGWKVEEGTYGIEVATSSRDIADTVTVDLDDDGKVAKLTEWSTFKEWKDDPIGGPIVKNAVEKLNKQFGHNIMPDSSLLVMFVDSCTVGGMAMMLGADVSEALTKELLAEYAKATK from the coding sequence ATGACCAATCAGAATTCACCGGCGACCAGCGCCAAAGACCTATCCGTCGAGGAGCAGGCGGCGCTGACCAGCGGCACGAACCCGTGGAGCATCGGCTCGGTCGAGGCCAAGGGCCTGCCCAACTACACGATCACCGACGGCCCCCACGGACTGCGCAAGGCCCAGAACCTCGAGGGCATGGACGTGGAGAAGGCCGTGCCCGCCACATGCTTCCCACCGGCCGCGGGCATGTCGTCCAGCTGGAACCCGGACTTGGTGCGTGAGACCGGCGAGGCGATGGGCGAGGAGTGCGTGCAGGAGCAGGTCGCCGTCATTCTCGGCCCCGGCATCAACATCAAGCGCAACCCGCTGGGCGGCCGTTGCTTCGAGTTCTGGAGCGAGGACCCGTACTTGGCCGGGCACGAGGCCTGCGGTGAGGTCGAGGGCATCCAGTCCAAGGGCGTGGGCACCTCACTCAAGCACTTCGCGGCCAACAACCAGGAGACCGACCGCATGCGCGTGAGCGCGAATATGTCGCAGCGCACCCTGCGCGAGATCTACCTGCCCGGCTTCGAGCACATCGTCAAAACCGCCCAGCCGTGGACGATCATGTGCTCCTACAACAAGATCAACGACGTCTACTCCTCGCAGAACAAGTGGCTGCTCACCGACGTGCTGCGCGACGAGTGGGGCTTCAAGGGCATCGTCATGTCCGACTGGGGCGCGGTGCACGACCGCGTGGCCGCCCTCAACGCCGGGCTGAACCTCGAGATGCCGCCGACCAACACGGACGACAAGATCGTGCACGCCGTGCGCGACGGCGAGATCAAGCCCGAGCAGCTCGAGAAGATGGCGCAGGGCATGATCGACCTGGTGGACAAGACCCGTCCGGCCATGGAGAAGGGGGCCGCCGGCTATCGCTACGACGTGGACGCGCATGATGACGTCGCCCGCCGTGCCGCACGCGAGGCCATGGTGCTCTTGAAGAACGACGACGGCCTGCTGCCCGTGCGGCCCGGCACCAAGCTGGCCGTGATCGGCGAGTTCGCGCGCACCCCGCGCTACCAGGGCGCCGGCTCCTCGCTCATCAACCCCAACAAGCTCACCAGCTTCCTCGACGCCCTTGAGGACCGTGGCGTCAAGGCCGACTTCGCGCCCGGCTTCACGCTCGAGGACGACGCGCAGGACCCGGCGCTGACCTCCGAGGCCGTGGCCGCCGCGAAGGGCGCCGACACCGTGCTGCTCTTCCTCGGCCTGCCCGCTTCCTATGAATCCGAAGGCTTCGACCGCACCTCGCTCAGTATCCCTGCCAAGCAGATTGAGCTGCTGAAGGCCGTTGCCGCCGCCAACAAGAACGTCGCGGTCATCCTCTCCAACGGCTCCTCGGTCTCCATGCCGTGGGCCGGCAGCGCCAAGTCCATCCTCGAGGCGTGGCTGCTCGGCCAAGCCGGTGGCGCGGCGACCGCTGACATCGTCTTCGGCGACGCGAACCCCTCGGGCAAGCTCGCGCAGACCCTTATCAACGACCTAGACGACGATCCGACCATGATGAACTGGCCGGGCGAGGAGGGCCACGTCGACTACGGCGAGGGCGTCTTCGTCGGCTATCGCTACTACGACACTTTCCACAAGCCGGTCGTGTATCCGTTCGGCTACGGCCTTTCGTACACCACCTTCGAGGTCTCCGGGGCCAAGGTTTCGAAGACCGGCCCGCAGTCCGCGCGCGTCACCGCGACCGTGAAGAACACCGGTTCCGTGGCCGGCGCCGAGGTCGTGCAGATTTACGTCGCCCCGCCGAAGGAGGCCGTCGCGCGTCCTGTGCACGAGCTCAAGGGCTTCAAGAAGGTCTATCTCGAGCCCGGCGAATCCACCGAGGTCTCCTTCGACCTGGATTCGCGTGCGTTCGCCTACTGGTCCGAGCGCTTCGAGGGCTGGAAGGTGGAGGAGGGCACCTACGGCATCGAGGTCGCCACCTCCTCGCGCGACATCGCTGACACCGTCACCGTCGACCTCGACGACGACGGCAAGGTCGCCAAGCTCACCGAGTGGTCCACGTTCAAGGAGTGGAAGGACGACCCGATTGGCGGCCCGATCGTCAAGAACGCCGTCGAGAAGCTCAACAAGCAGTTCGGCCACAATATCATGCCCGACAGCAGCCTGCTGGTCATGTTCGTCGACAGTTGCACCGTCGGCGGCATGGCGATGATGCTCGGCGCCGACGTCTCCGAGGCCCTCACCAAGGAGCTCCTAGCGGAATACGCCAAAGCCACCAAGTGA